The following are encoded in a window of Bradyrhizobium guangdongense genomic DNA:
- a CDS encoding N-carbamoyl-D-amino-acid hydrolase, translating to MRIVNVAAAQMGPIQKADSREAVVKRMIALMDEAKAKDADLIVYPELTLTTFFPRWYVEDRAEFDVWFEREMPNAATRPLFERAAQHGIAMNFGYAELTPDGHHFNTAVLTDKSGKIVGKYRKVHLPGHVEYDRKRSHQHLEKRYFEPGDLGFNVWRELGGIIGMAICNDRRWPETYRVMGLQGVEMVLIGYNTPSVNAERSEEGLERRVFHNRLSVQAGAYQNATWVVAVAKAGVEDGHPLFGGSLIVDPNGEIVAEARTEDDELLVHACDLDATRFGKTTIFNFAAHRRIEHYGLITSRTGAVPPPEK from the coding sequence ATGCGTATCGTCAATGTTGCCGCGGCCCAGATGGGGCCGATCCAGAAGGCCGACAGCCGCGAGGCCGTGGTCAAGCGCATGATCGCGCTGATGGACGAAGCGAAAGCAAAGGATGCCGACCTCATCGTCTATCCGGAGCTGACGCTGACGACGTTCTTTCCGCGCTGGTACGTGGAGGACCGCGCCGAATTCGACGTCTGGTTCGAACGTGAAATGCCGAACGCCGCGACCAGGCCGCTGTTCGAGCGGGCGGCACAGCACGGAATCGCGATGAATTTCGGCTATGCCGAGCTGACGCCTGACGGCCATCATTTCAACACCGCTGTTCTGACCGACAAGTCCGGGAAGATCGTCGGCAAATATCGCAAGGTCCATCTGCCGGGCCATGTGGAGTACGACCGCAAGCGCTCACACCAGCATCTGGAGAAGCGCTATTTCGAGCCCGGTGATCTCGGTTTCAACGTCTGGCGTGAGCTCGGCGGCATCATCGGCATGGCCATCTGCAACGACCGTCGCTGGCCGGAGACCTATCGCGTCATGGGCCTGCAAGGCGTCGAGATGGTGTTGATCGGCTACAACACGCCGTCGGTGAATGCGGAGCGAAGCGAGGAGGGCCTCGAGAGGCGTGTGTTTCACAACCGTCTCTCGGTGCAGGCCGGCGCTTATCAAAACGCGACCTGGGTCGTGGCCGTCGCCAAGGCCGGCGTCGAGGACGGCCATCCGCTGTTCGGCGGCAGCCTGATCGTCGATCCCAACGGCGAGATCGTGGCTGAAGCCCGCACAGAGGACGACGAGCTGCTGGTCCACGCTTGCGACCTCGACGCCACCCGCTTCGGCAAGACCACGATCTTCAATTTCGCAGCGCATCGCCGCATCGAGCATTACGGCCTGATCACCAGCCGCACCGGCGCGGTGCCGCCGCCGGAGAAGTGA
- a CDS encoding MFS transporter, whose translation MTSADRPATRLATRLSFLVAGFGIACWAPLVPFAKERLAVDDAVLGLLLLSLGIGSVVAMLATGILSARHGSKPIIIAGGIGLALILPLLVIAGTPVTLALALLAFGAALGSIDVAMNIHAVEVERAAGQPLMSGFHALFSIGGFAGSAVMTALLSFHLGPLASALICSVLMLTAMGLASPRLLRRAQVQEGPLFVLPHGIVLLLALLAAITFLIEGAMLDWGALLVIGKGLVSEARGGFGYIVFSIAMTAGRLGGDAVVARIGDRATLVGGSLLAIAGLAVLLLAPSATVAIAGFLLIGLGASNLVPVLFRGAAKQTAMPTGLAVASITTAGYAGVLVGPAGIGFVAHAVGLPMAFWMLAALMGVVTLSARAVTAK comes from the coding sequence ATGACCTCAGCCGACCGGCCGGCCACGCGGCTGGCCACGCGCCTCTCGTTCCTGGTCGCCGGCTTCGGAATCGCCTGCTGGGCGCCACTGGTGCCGTTCGCGAAGGAGCGGCTCGCGGTCGATGATGCCGTGCTCGGCCTGCTGCTGCTCAGCCTCGGCATCGGCTCGGTCGTTGCGATGCTCGCCACCGGCATCTTGAGCGCACGCCATGGCAGCAAGCCGATCATCATCGCGGGCGGCATCGGTCTTGCGCTGATTTTGCCCCTGCTCGTCATCGCCGGCACGCCGGTGACCTTGGCGCTGGCGCTTCTGGCATTCGGCGCCGCGCTCGGCTCCATCGACGTCGCCATGAACATCCACGCCGTCGAGGTCGAGCGCGCAGCAGGACAGCCGCTGATGTCGGGCTTTCATGCTCTCTTCAGCATCGGCGGATTCGCCGGATCTGCGGTGATGACGGCTCTGCTGTCGTTTCATCTCGGACCGCTCGCGAGCGCTTTGATCTGCTCCGTGCTGATGCTGACCGCGATGGGGCTCGCTTCGCCGCGCCTGCTGCGCAGGGCGCAAGTACAGGAGGGACCGTTGTTCGTGTTGCCGCACGGCATCGTGCTGCTGCTGGCGCTGCTCGCGGCCATCACCTTCCTGATCGAAGGCGCGATGCTCGACTGGGGCGCGCTGCTCGTCATCGGCAAGGGCCTTGTCAGCGAGGCGCGAGGCGGGTTCGGCTATATCGTGTTCTCGATTGCGATGACCGCCGGCCGGCTCGGCGGCGATGCCGTGGTGGCGCGTATCGGAGATCGCGCGACGCTGGTCGGGGGAAGCCTGCTGGCTATTGCGGGCCTTGCAGTGCTGTTGCTCGCGCCCAGCGCGACCGTCGCCATTGCCGGTTTCCTGCTGATCGGCCTCGGCGCTTCGAACCTCGTGCCGGTGCTGTTCCGCGGTGCCGCGAAACAGACTGCGATGCCCACCGGGCTTGCCGTGGCGTCGATCACCACTGCCGGCTATGCAGGCGTTCTGGTCGGTCCTGCCGGCATCGGTTTCGTCGCCCATGCAGTCGGGTTGCCGATGGCATTCTGGATGCTCGCTGCACTCATGGGTGTCGTCACGCTGTCAGCGCGTGCGGTGACCGCAAAATAA
- a CDS encoding NAD-dependent succinate-semialdehyde dehydrogenase codes for MYPKVQMFIAGEWTDGTSGKSEDILNPATGQPIGKTPHASKADLDRALEAARAGFEVWRKTSPFDRYKLMRKAADIIRSRAAEIAPVMTMEQGKPVVEAQGETMLAGDLIDWFSEEARRAYGRIVPPRMGNVSQLVTKEPVGPVAAFTPWNFPINQAVRKISAALAAGCSIIVKGPEETPASCMELVRAYADAGIPPGVVQLVFGVPSEVSEYLIPHPIIRKISFTGSTAVGKHLAALAGLHMKRVTMELGGHAPAIVFADADLDNAAKILSANKFRNAGQVCVSPTRFLVHESVYQPFVDKFVAAAKGLKVGNGLDKDTRMGPLANPRRVDAMEGFVSDAVQRGAKIQAGGKRIGNEGFFFEPTVITDVPREARIMNEEPFGPLAPITSFRSYDEVVAEANRLPYGLAAYAYTTSTKTMQAIGADIESGMVSINHHGLALPEVPFGGIKESGYGSEGGLEAIEGYLNTKFVTQASA; via the coding sequence ATGTATCCGAAAGTTCAGATGTTCATCGCCGGCGAGTGGACCGACGGCACTTCCGGCAAGTCGGAGGACATCCTCAATCCCGCAACCGGCCAGCCCATCGGCAAGACCCCGCACGCCTCGAAGGCGGACCTCGACCGCGCGCTTGAGGCCGCCAGGGCCGGCTTCGAGGTCTGGCGCAAGACCTCGCCGTTCGACCGCTACAAGCTGATGCGGAAAGCGGCCGATATCATCCGCTCGCGCGCCGCCGAGATCGCCCCCGTGATGACCATGGAGCAGGGCAAGCCGGTCGTGGAAGCCCAGGGCGAGACCATGCTGGCCGGCGACCTCATTGACTGGTTCTCGGAAGAGGCCCGCCGCGCCTATGGCCGCATCGTGCCGCCGCGGATGGGCAACGTCTCCCAGCTCGTGACCAAGGAGCCGGTGGGCCCGGTTGCCGCGTTCACACCCTGGAATTTTCCGATCAACCAGGCGGTGCGCAAAATCTCGGCCGCGCTCGCGGCCGGCTGCTCGATCATCGTGAAGGGTCCGGAAGAGACGCCTGCGAGCTGCATGGAGCTGGTGCGCGCTTATGCCGACGCGGGCATCCCGCCTGGCGTGGTCCAGCTGGTGTTCGGCGTTCCGTCAGAAGTGTCGGAGTATCTCATTCCGCACCCGATCATCCGCAAGATCAGTTTTACGGGCTCGACCGCGGTCGGCAAGCATCTGGCCGCGCTCGCCGGCTTGCACATGAAGCGCGTCACCATGGAGCTCGGTGGCCATGCGCCGGCGATCGTGTTCGCGGATGCCGACCTCGACAACGCCGCGAAGATTCTCTCGGCCAACAAGTTCCGCAATGCCGGCCAGGTTTGCGTCTCGCCGACGCGCTTCCTGGTGCATGAAAGCGTGTATCAGCCCTTCGTCGACAAGTTCGTCGCAGCCGCCAAGGGCCTCAAGGTCGGCAATGGGCTGGACAAGGACACCCGCATGGGCCCTCTGGCCAATCCGCGCCGGGTCGACGCCATGGAAGGCTTTGTGTCCGACGCGGTCCAGCGCGGCGCCAAGATCCAGGCCGGCGGCAAGCGCATCGGCAACGAGGGCTTCTTCTTCGAGCCGACCGTCATCACCGACGTGCCGCGCGAGGCCCGCATCATGAACGAGGAGCCGTTCGGTCCGCTGGCGCCGATCACCTCGTTCCGCAGCTATGATGAGGTCGTGGCCGAGGCGAACCGCCTGCCTTATGGCCTTGCGGCCTATGCCTACACCACCTCGACCAAGACGATGCAGGCGATCGGCGCCGACATCGAGAGCGGCATGGTGTCGATCAACCATCACGGCCTCGCGCTGCCGGAAGTGCCGTTCGGCGGAATCAAGGAGTCCGGCTACGGTTCCGAAGGCGGCCTCGAGGCGATCGAGGGTTACCTCAACACCAAGTTCGTGACCCAGGCGAGCGCGTAA
- a CDS encoding PepSY domain-containing protein yields the protein MMGAIVLLHRWLGIAFCLLFAMWFASGMVMHFVPFPSLTEAERFAGLAPLERGEAIIAVGDAVVASGILDATRVRLIQRSDGPVYVVSGPSRMRAIHASDGADASVQSAGVALAIAQDHARRRGLDATHAAFLERADDDQWSVPNSFDRHRPLFRIALGNAVRTEIHVSSRTGEIVLDTTRFERGWNLAGSVLHWIYPTVLRRDWALWDRVVWTVSLLALIAAVLGAVLGIVRIRQRGGLIGSPYRGWHALHHILGLGSTVFVLTWIFSGWLSMDHGRLFSRGQLTPAEAGVTNAVPDWRRAPPLNEPSLSIAAREVEWLAFSGSVYRRDRTGVDSQTLTKAGESARDRQMMFLDEQDVVGLTARLRAGCNAASVVVDNDDYPARSSVPGAPVYRSRCDDVWYDIDAADGSVLQRLDASRRAYRWFYSALHMLDFPALTAHPRLRDVLIVGLCALGLVFSITGIVIGWRRLQSKFAI from the coding sequence ATGATGGGCGCGATCGTCCTCCTGCACCGCTGGCTCGGAATCGCGTTCTGCCTCCTGTTCGCGATGTGGTTCGCGAGTGGAATGGTGATGCATTTCGTCCCGTTTCCGTCGCTGACGGAAGCGGAGCGCTTTGCCGGGCTGGCGCCTTTGGAGCGTGGAGAGGCGATCATCGCGGTCGGCGACGCCGTGGTCGCGAGCGGGATCCTCGACGCCACCCGCGTTCGCTTGATCCAGCGCAGCGACGGGCCGGTCTATGTCGTGTCGGGACCGTCGCGAATGCGGGCGATCCATGCGTCGGACGGCGCCGACGCATCGGTGCAATCGGCCGGAGTTGCGCTCGCCATCGCGCAAGATCATGCCCGCCGACGCGGGCTCGATGCAACACACGCCGCGTTCCTTGAACGTGCTGACGATGATCAATGGAGCGTGCCGAATAGTTTTGATCGCCATCGGCCTCTGTTCCGCATCGCTCTCGGCAATGCGGTCCGGACAGAAATCCATGTGTCGTCGCGCACCGGCGAAATCGTGCTGGATACGACGCGGTTTGAGCGAGGCTGGAACCTCGCCGGCAGCGTGCTGCACTGGATCTATCCGACGGTCCTGAGACGCGACTGGGCACTGTGGGACCGGGTGGTCTGGACAGTTTCGCTGCTGGCGTTGATCGCAGCGGTGCTGGGCGCCGTGCTCGGGATTGTGCGGATCAGGCAGAGAGGAGGGCTGATCGGCTCGCCCTATCGTGGCTGGCATGCTCTTCATCACATCCTTGGCCTCGGATCGACTGTCTTTGTGCTGACATGGATCTTCAGCGGCTGGCTCTCCATGGATCACGGCCGACTGTTCTCGCGCGGGCAGCTGACACCAGCTGAGGCCGGCGTGACGAATGCTGTGCCCGACTGGCGCCGGGCTCCGCCGCTCAACGAGCCGTCGCTGTCGATTGCAGCCCGTGAAGTTGAATGGCTTGCCTTCAGTGGCAGTGTCTACCGGCGTGACCGTACCGGTGTTGACAGCCAGACTTTGACCAAGGCGGGCGAATCCGCACGCGATCGTCAGATGATGTTCCTGGATGAGCAGGACGTCGTCGGCCTGACGGCGCGCCTGAGGGCCGGCTGTAACGCAGCATCCGTTGTCGTCGACAACGATGACTATCCCGCTCGTTCCAGCGTGCCCGGCGCGCCGGTCTACCGCTCCCGCTGCGACGACGTCTGGTACGACATTGACGCCGCAGACGGCAGCGTCCTGCAAAGGCTTGATGCCTCCCGTCGTGCTTATCGGTGGTTCTACAGCGCGCTGCATATGCTCGACTTCCCCGCCCTGACGGCGCATCCGCGCCTGCGCGATGTCCTGATCGTCGGGCTCTGCGCGCTCGGGCTGGTGTTCTCAATCACGGGCATCGTGATCGGCTGGCGGCGCCTGCAGTCGAAGTTTGCAATCTGA
- a CDS encoding TonB-dependent receptor, with protein MSSARIVRSRRFLLVSSALIFFVVLNMPAALAQQAREPLPPVEVSAPPSRKQDRPAGRDAASARRTAARRPAAMTAASKPVIPNAPTPLNSNAVAESASRLGLTVRETPATVEVISADTMREQGYRTVSDVAQGAVGVTAGDNPAEPSAFSMRGFTNSQINTLYNGIKIGPQNMTSRIMDTANLEAVEILKGPASLISGEGAAGGAINFVTKQPHTGAIRNEADLSYDSLSSFRVHYGSGGSTNVQGLDYRLDVSRSTLNGFADDTNTKTLDVSGQLNYRVSESLKVWGAVEYREDRGKAYWGAPLVPVAFSGSHATAGIVSGSHVSNFNGANLGRVTIDDRTFNTSYNVLDNRNVAQEVWLRGGFELKLAPDLMLKSQAYGYGAERSWFNNEVEAFNTATNTVDRSRFYVAHSQRMVGNITDLIWDDDIAGFGNRLVTTLSSSYLDFVRPGAANFPGDSVSLVDPNRGYYGLLTTQQQTARIDNEALSFEDRLKLTRTFALIGGLRVEHIGLDRNSIDVNGLEKANFPFTKDWAPVTGRIGYTWEAVPGLTFFSQYATGADVSANNIFLLGPAQNLDLTTARSYETGVKHLLWDNRAEWSFSAYDILRKNVYAAAGGQTLNIAGRQESKGIELAGSIRPIGPLRLWGNIVYVDARYADFDFAGGSFSGNTPPNVPRIVVNGGASWRFFTPWPVEIGITGRHVGDRYNSDANTVTMNAYTVGDLYAFVDIPRTGFATVDHARLTLRIRNFTDKRYAIWGDPFYPDQILLGSPRTCEISAAFKW; from the coding sequence TTGTCTTCCGCTCGTATTGTACGATCACGCCGCTTTCTGCTGGTATCCTCCGCCCTCATATTTTTTGTCGTTCTCAACATGCCGGCTGCGTTGGCGCAGCAGGCTCGCGAGCCGCTGCCGCCGGTGGAGGTGTCGGCGCCGCCCTCGCGCAAGCAGGACAGGCCGGCCGGCCGGGACGCGGCGAGCGCACGACGTACGGCAGCGCGCAGGCCGGCCGCGATGACGGCCGCATCCAAGCCAGTCATCCCGAATGCTCCGACCCCTCTCAACAGCAACGCCGTCGCCGAGAGCGCCTCGCGCCTCGGCCTGACCGTGCGCGAGACACCCGCGACCGTCGAGGTGATCTCCGCCGACACCATGCGCGAGCAGGGCTACCGCACAGTCTCCGACGTGGCCCAGGGCGCTGTCGGCGTCACCGCCGGCGACAATCCCGCCGAGCCCTCGGCGTTCTCGATGCGCGGCTTCACCAACAGCCAGATCAACACGCTCTACAACGGCATCAAGATCGGCCCGCAGAACATGACTTCCCGGATCATGGACACCGCCAATCTCGAAGCCGTGGAAATCCTGAAGGGCCCGGCCTCGCTGATCTCGGGCGAAGGCGCCGCCGGCGGCGCGATCAATTTCGTCACCAAGCAGCCGCACACCGGAGCGATCCGCAACGAGGCGGACTTATCGTATGACTCCCTGAGCTCGTTTCGCGTCCATTACGGCTCGGGCGGCAGCACCAACGTGCAGGGCCTGGACTACCGCCTCGACGTCAGCCGTTCCACCCTCAACGGGTTTGCCGATGACACCAACACCAAAACGCTTGATGTCTCCGGCCAGCTCAATTACCGCGTCTCCGAGAGCCTCAAGGTCTGGGGCGCCGTCGAATATCGCGAGGATCGCGGCAAGGCCTATTGGGGCGCACCACTGGTTCCGGTCGCGTTCAGCGGCTCGCATGCGACGGCGGGCATCGTCTCCGGAAGTCACGTCTCGAACTTCAACGGGGCCAATCTCGGGCGTGTGACCATCGACGATCGAACCTTCAACACCAGCTACAATGTTCTCGATAACAGGAACGTGGCGCAGGAAGTCTGGCTGCGCGGCGGGTTCGAGCTGAAGTTGGCGCCTGATTTGATGCTGAAGAGCCAGGCTTATGGCTACGGCGCGGAGCGCTCATGGTTCAACAACGAGGTCGAGGCGTTCAACACGGCCACGAACACGGTTGATCGCAGCCGCTTCTACGTCGCGCACAGCCAGCGCATGGTCGGCAACATCACCGATCTGATTTGGGATGACGATATCGCGGGCTTCGGAAATCGTCTCGTCACGACATTGTCGTCGAGCTACCTCGACTTCGTCAGGCCGGGGGCTGCGAATTTTCCCGGCGACTCCGTTTCACTGGTCGATCCCAACCGGGGCTACTACGGGCTGTTGACGACGCAGCAGCAGACCGCGCGCATCGACAACGAGGCGCTGTCGTTCGAGGACCGGTTGAAGTTGACGCGTACCTTTGCGCTGATCGGCGGGCTGCGCGTCGAGCATATCGGGCTCGACCGCAATTCGATCGACGTCAACGGTCTGGAGAAGGCGAACTTCCCATTCACGAAAGACTGGGCGCCGGTCACTGGGCGGATCGGCTACACCTGGGAAGCCGTGCCCGGTTTGACCTTCTTCAGCCAGTACGCCACCGGCGCCGACGTCTCGGCCAACAACATCTTCCTGCTTGGCCCCGCGCAGAACCTGGATCTGACCACCGCGCGCTCCTACGAGACCGGCGTCAAGCACCTGTTGTGGGACAACAGGGCGGAGTGGTCGTTCTCTGCTTACGACATCCTGCGCAAAAACGTTTATGCCGCGGCCGGCGGTCAGACCCTCAACATCGCGGGACGGCAGGAATCGAAGGGCATCGAGCTCGCCGGATCGATCCGCCCGATCGGGCCGCTGCGGCTATGGGGCAACATCGTCTATGTCGATGCGCGCTATGCTGACTTTGATTTTGCCGGCGGTTCCTTCTCGGGCAATACGCCGCCGAACGTGCCGCGTATCGTCGTCAATGGCGGCGCATCCTGGCGTTTCTTCACGCCCTGGCCGGTCGAGATCGGCATCACCGGCCGCCATGTCGGCGACCGCTACAACAGTGACGCCAACACCGTGACCATGAACGCCTATACGGTGGGCGATCTCTACGCCTTCGTGGACATCCCCAGGACGGGGTTCGCTACGGTCGATCACGCCCGCCTGACCCTTCGGATCCGCAACTTTACCGACAAGCGCTACGCGATCTGGGGCGATCCGTTCTATCCCGACCAGATCCTCTTGGGCTCGCCGCGGACCTGCGAAATCTCGGCCGCGTTCAAATGGTAG